In a genomic window of Telopea speciosissima isolate NSW1024214 ecotype Mountain lineage chromosome 5, Tspe_v1, whole genome shotgun sequence:
- the LOC122661117 gene encoding G2/mitotic-specific cyclin-2-like: protein MVGSDENNPGLARPANFQDALRMGGGKFVREIGHNRRALSNINRDFVGAPPYPCTANKRCVSEKQTACDKNPPIPLPRPMTRKFAAEMATKQQQPRLEEARPIPSLTNATASDDFTVIDVDDDDYKGTNDFPVPMFVKHTEAMLDEIYQMEEVDMEDITVNPVTDIDSCDSKNPLAVVDYVEDIYAHYRKAESSSCVSLNYMVQQFDINEKMRAILIDWLIEVHYKFELMDETLFLTVNLIDRFLAQQTVVRKKLQLVGVTAMLLACKYEEVSVPAVEDFILISDKAYTRKEVLEMEKLMVNTLQFNMSVPTPYVFMRRFLKAAQSDKKLELLSFFMIELCLVECEMLRFPPSLLAAAAIYTSQCTLNRTRQWTKTSEWHTNYTEFQLLECSKLMVAFHQKAGTGKLTGVYRKYSIFKFGYAAKSEPAIFLLDNTL from the exons ATGGTTGGATCAGATGAGAACAATCCGGGTTTGGCTAGGCCAGCAAATTTCCAAG ATGCTCTACGGATGGGGGGTGGGAAATTCGTTCGAGAGATTGGACACAATCGAAGAGCTTTAAGCAACATTAATCGGGATTTTGTGGGAGCTCCTCCGTACCCATGTACAGCCAACAAAAGATGCGTCTCAGA AAAACAGACCGCCTGTGATAAGAACCCCCCTATTCCACTTCCTAGGCCAATGACAAG GAAATTTGCAGCAGAAATGGCAACCAAGCAGCAGCAGCCTCGTCTTGAG GAAGCTAGGCCAATCCCATCTCTTACAaatgcaactgcatcagatGATTTTACTGTAATTGAtgtggatgatgatgattacAAGGGGACTAATGACTTTCCTGTTCCGATGTTTGTGAAGCACACAGAAGCTATGTTGGATGAGATTTATCAGATG GAGGAGGTCGACATGGAGGACATAACAGTGAACCCGGTTACAGATATTGACAGCTGTGATTCGAAGAACCCACTCGCGGTTGTTGATTATGTTGAAGACATTTATGCCCACTACAGAAAAGCTGAG AGTTCTAGCTGTGTCTCTCTGAACTATATGGTGCAGCAGTTTGACATCAACGAGAAGATGAGGGCTATCCTCATTGATTGGCTTATAGAG GTACACTACAAGTTCGAGCTCATGGATGAGACTTTATTCCTCACTGTCAATCTTATAGACAGATTCTTAGCACAACAAACAGTGGTGAGGAAGAAGCTTCAGTTGGTTGGAGTTACAGCCATGCTCTTAGCATGCAAGTATGAAGAGGTTTCTGTTCCTGCTGTGGAGGATTTTATCTTAATATCTGACAAAGCCTACACTAGGAAAGAAGTTCTTGAAatg GAGAAATTGATGGTAAACACATTACAGTTCAATATGTCTGTTCCAACCCCATATGTGTTCATGAGGAGATTCCTCAAAGCAGCTCAATCTGACAAGAAG CTCGAGCTTCTGTCCTTCTTCATGATTGAGCTTTGCCTGGTGGAGTGTGAAATGCTCAGGTTCCCTCCATCTTTGTTAGCTGCTGCTGCAATCTACACTTCTCAATGTACTCTTAACAGGACTAGGCAATGGACCAAGACCAGCGAGTGGCATACAAATTATACAGAATTTCAGCTCCT GGAGTGCTCAAAGTTGATGGTTGCTTTCCATCAGAAAGCTGGAACAGGGAAGCTTACTGGGGTGTACAGGAAGTACAGTATATTTAAGTTTGGTTATGCAGCAAAATCCGAGCCAGCTATTTTTCTTTTGGACAACACACTCTAA
- the LOC122662857 gene encoding U-box domain-containing protein 15-like: MEEQMMMMEAGGVGGGEIIMDKGNISNVSNGPEESYVIQELMDVIETVGLFTDFRRTQKKESFNLVRRMKLLVPLLEEICEFDGPVPDAAMKCLSDLKKALLFAKKLLKCCHDGSKIYLAFENEAVMGRFHATYDKINQALEGMPYDELEISDEVKEQVELMRVQLKRAKKRTDTQDIELAMDMMVIFPKKEDRNADSAILERLAHKLELHSIADLKAETIAIRKLVKERAGQNTESTQQILDVLSKFKQIAGVEEHNLFNESSVPKTLEKSPSLVIPHEFLCPITLELMTDPVIVATGQTYERESIQKWLDSNHRTCPKTGQILVHLALAPNFALRNLILHWCEKNNVELPKKEVNLGSDSSIEHKEEIVSLVKNLSSSQLDVQRKAVTKIRMLSKENPDNRVLIARSGGIPLLVQLLSYPDSKIQEHTVTALLNLSIDESNKRLIARVGAIPAIIEVLQHGTIEAKENSAATLFSLSILDENKVAIGNADGIPPLVDLLQNGTIRGKKDAATALFNLSLNQANKARAIKADIVKPLLQLLTDKNLGMVDEALSILLLLASHPEGRNAIGQLSFIETLVEFIRDGAPKTKECAISVLLELGLHNSSFILAALQFGVYEHLMEISRSGTSRAQRKANSLLHVMSKCEQIP; this comes from the exons ATGGAGGagcaaatgatgatgatggaagCAGGAGGGGTAGGAGGTGGAGAAATAATAATGGATAAGGGGAATATCTCGAATGTGTCCAATGGACCAGAGGAGAGCTATGTGATTCAGGAACTGATGGATGTGATTGAGACCGTTGGATTGTTCACAGATTTCAGAAGGACGCAGAAGAAGGAGAGCTTCAATCTTGTGAGGCGTATGAAGCTGCTGGTGCCTCTGTTGGAAGAAATCTGTGAGTTTGATGGGCCGGTTCCAGATGCTGCTATGAAATGTTTGAGCGATTTGAAGAAGGCACTCCTTTTTGCAAAGAAATTGTTGAAATGTTGTCATGATGGAAGCAAAATATATCtg GCATTTGAGAATGAGGCAGTCATGGGAAGATTCCATGCTACTTATGACAAAATAAATCAGGCTTTGGAGGGTATGCCTTATGATGAGCTTGAGATATCAGATGAAGTGAAAGAACAA GTGGAGTTAATGCGCGTACAACTTAAAAGAGCAAAGAAGCGGACAGATACTCAAGATATAGAGCTTGCAATGGATATGATGGTTATCTTCCCTAAAAAAGAAGATAGGAATGCAGACAGTGCCATACTAGAAAGGCTAGCACACAAGTTGGAGTTGCATAGTATTGCAGATTTGAAGGCAGAAACAATAGCTATAAGGAAACTTGTCAAAGAAAGGGCTGGGCAGAATACAGAAAGCACTCAACAGATACTGGATGTTTTGAGCAAATTCAAACAAATTGCTGGGGTCGAAGAGCACAATTTGTTTAATGAATCTTCTGTGCCTAAAACACTTGAGAAGTCCCCTTCTTTGGTTATCCCTCATGAATTCCTTTGCCCCATCACACTCGAGCTTATGACAGACCCTGTTATTGTGGCAACTGGACAG ACTTATGAAAGAGAAAGTATACAGAAATGGTTGGATTCAAACCACCGAACTTGCCCAAAGACTGGACAGATTTTGGTTCACTTGGCTCTCGCACCAAACTTTGCCCTCCGCAACCTTATTCTACATTGGTGTGAGAAGAATAATGTTGAATTACCTAAAAAGGAAGTTAATCTTGGCTCAGATAGCTCCATTGAACATAAAGAAGAAATTGTTTCCTTGGTCAAAAATCTATCATCGAGTCAATTGGACGTGCAGAGAAAAGCTGTGACCAAGATCCGTATGCTCTCTAAAGAGAACCCTGACAATAGAGTCTTGATTGCTCGCAGTGGAGGAATTCCCCTTCTAGTTCAGCTTCTGTCTTATCCAGATTCCAAAATCCAAGAGCACACTGTGACAGCACTATTGAATCTTTCCATTGATGAGTCAAACAAGAGGCTGATAGCTAGGGTGGGAGCCATTCCAGCTATAATTGAAGTCTTGCAACATGGAACCATTGAAGCTAAAGAGAACTCTGCAGCAACATTGTTTAGTTTGTCGATACTGGATGAAAATAAAGTGGCAATTGGAAATGCAGATGGTATCCCACCTTTAGTAGATCTCTTGCAAAATGGTACAATTAGAGGTAAAAAGGATGCTGCCACTGCACTCTTTAACTTATCTCTAAACCAGGCAAATAAGGCTAGAGCGATTAAGGCAGATATTGTTAAACCATTGCTTCAATTACTCACTGACAAGAATTTGGGCATGGTTGATGAGGCCCTCTCAATCTTGTTACTCCTTGCATCACATCCCGAAGGGAGGAATGCGATTGGACAGCTCTCTTTCATTGAAACTCTTGTTGAATTCATTAGAGATGGAGCCCCCAAGACCAAAGAGTGTGCTATATCAGTTCTTCTTGAGTTGGGGTTGCAcaattcttctttcattttggCTGCACTTCAATTTGGTGTGTATGAACATTTAATGGAAATCTCAAGGAGTGGAACCAGCAGAGCCCAAAGGAAAGCAAATTCCCTTTTACACGTAATGAGTAAGTGCGAACAGATTCCTTGA